From a single Pempheris klunzingeri isolate RE-2024b chromosome 2, fPemKlu1.hap1, whole genome shotgun sequence genomic region:
- the LOC139220356 gene encoding inter-alpha-trypsin inhibitor heavy chain H3-like, with protein sequence MVEVYSVTVDCTVTSRFAHTVMTSKALNKANSSQEIFFEVELPKTAFITNFSMEIDGQVYAGEVKEKEKAKKQYEKAVSSGQTAGLVKASGRKMEKFSVSVNIAAESNVTFILTYEELLQRKLGQYEILTRVKPKQPVQDFQIVTNIYEPQGIAFVDTTSTFLTNELLALVEETVTDTKAHISFSPTLEQQRKCPVCEGTIIDGDFVIKYDVKREKSLGEVQIVNGYFVHFFAPPDLPRLPKNVVFVIDRSGSMRGRKIEQTQDALIAILEDLHKEDHFALILFDDKIVAWKDSLSKATEENVLEAIAYIKELTDNGATNINDAVLRAVSMLVKEREDGNLPERSTDMIILLTDGMPNHGESHLPAIQENVHAAIGGSMSLFCLGFGNDVDYSFLDVLCRQNKGLARRIFEGSDATLQLQGFYEEVSSPLLLEVDLRYSDSAVDFLTKHHYSQLFNGSEIVVSGRLRDNDLDNFLVEVFAQGPEHDFLEQGKASVVKLDVIYPGQEYVFGDFSERLWAYLTIQQLLEMSDISTEQEKETTVAKALDMSLRYSFVTPVTSMVVTKPETEDGPGRHLIANKLTEDQRQEAERKRSRGSSSRVTSSRSQSDVDGDPHFMIELPDRHDALCFNINDKPGTIFNLVRDPKSGFVVNGQIIGKKKVVPDGKMNTYFGRFGIVHERLGVRLEVSTQDISAFYDGRQVRLLWSDAASVKENNVDLRLTKNCSLMVTLRHSVRFMVIRHTKVWKRRHDQQAYLGFYTLDSHHSSASVHGLLGQFYHGVEFEVAHLRPGEDLENLEATMHVKGRTLNVTRHWQKDFSRQVRDGENIPCWFVNNDGTGLIDGAASDYIVSGLFETVF encoded by the exons ATGGTGGAGGTGTACAGCGTGACGGTGGACTGCACTGTGACGTCTCGTTTCGCCCACACCGTCATGACCTCCAAGGCTCTGAACAAAGCAAACTCCTCGCAGGAAATCTTCTTCGAGGTGGAGCTGCCCAAGACCGCCTTCATCACCAACTTCAGCAT GGAAATTGACGGTCAGGTGTATGCTGGGGaggtgaaggagaaagagaaagctaAGAAACAGTATGAGAAGGCTGTTTCCTCTGGACAGACTGCTGGACTGGTCAA GGCTTCtgggagaaagatggagaagtTCTCAGTGTCTGTCAACATTGCAGCCGAAAGTAACGTGACTTTCATTCTGACCTACGAGGAGCTCCTCCAGAGGAAACTGGGCCAGTACGAGATCCTGACCCGGGTTAAACCCAAACAACCGGTGCAGGATTTTCAG ATTGTGACAAACATCTACGAGCCCCAGGGCATCGCTTTTGTTGATACCACTTCAACTTTCCTCACCAATGAGCTGCTCGCCCTGGTGGAGGAAACCGTCACAGACACAAAG GCGCACATCTCCTTCTCACCTAcactggagcagcagaggaaatgtCCCGTATGTGAGGGCACCATAATTGACGGAGACTTCGTCATCAAGTATGATGTGAAACGAGAAAAGAGCCTCGGGGAAGTTCAG ATTGTGAACGGATACTTTGTGCACTTCTTTGCTCCGCCTGACCTGCCAAGACTCCCAAAGAACGTGGTGTTCGTGATTGACAGGAGCGGATcgatgagagggaggaagattGAACAG ACACAGGACGCGCTGATCGCCATTTTGGAAGACCTCCACAAGGAAGACCACTTTGCTCTCATTCTGTTTGATGATAAAATCGTCGCCTGGAAGGACTCTCTCAGCAAAGCGACAGAGGAAAATGTGTTGGAAGCCATAGCCTACATCAAGGAGCTAACGGACAATGGAG CCACCAACATCAATGACGCTGTACTGAGGGCAGTGAGCATGCtggtgaaggagagagaagatggGAACCTTCCAGAGAGGAGTACAGATATGATCATTTTACTGACGGACGGGATGCCAAACCACG GAGAGTCACATCTCCCGGCCATCCAGGAGAATGTGCATGCTGCTATTGGAGGAAGCATGTCTCTGTTCTGTCTTGGATTCGGAAATGATGTGGATTACTCCTTCCTCGATGTGTTgtgcagacaaaacaaaggaCTGGCCCGCAGAATTTTTGAGGGTTCAGATGCAACACTTCAACTTCAG GGTTTCTATGAGGAGGTGTCCAGCCCTCTGCTGTTGGAGGTGGACCTGCGTTATTCTGACAGCGCAGTGGATTTCTTGACCAAACACCACTACAGCCAGTTGTTTAACGGCTCAGAGATCGTGGTGTCCGGTCGGCTGAGGGACAACGACCTGGATAACTTCCTGGTGGAAGTGTTCGCCCAGGGG ccTGAACATGACTTCTTGGAGCAGGGAAAGGCCAGCGTGGTAAAGTTGGATGTGATCTACCCAGGGCAGGAGTACGTCTTTGGGGATTTCTCAGAGCGTCTGTGGGCCTACCTCaccatccagcagctcctggagaTGAG TGACATTAGcactgagcaggagaaagagactACGGTAGCGAAGGCCCTCGACATGTCCCTCCGATACAGCTTTGTCACCCCTGTCACCTCCATGGTGGTCACAAAGCCTGAAACTGAGGACGGACCAGGCAGACATCTCATCGCCAATAAACTGACCGAGG ACCAGCggcaggaagcagagagaaagagaagcagag GTTCTTCATCACGTGTTACCAGTTCCCGTAGCCAATCAGATG TGGACGGAGATCCTCATTTCATGATCGAGCTGCCAGACAGACACGACGCTCTGTGCTTCAACATCAACGACAAGCCAGGAACCATTTTCAACCTGGTCAGAGACCCAAaatcag GGTTTGTGGTAAACGGTCAAATTATCGGCAAGAAGAAAGTCGTTCCTGATGGTAAAATGAACACGTACTTTGGCCGCTTTGGTATCGTCCACGAGAGGCTGGGGGTGAGGCTGGAGGTGAGCACCCAGGACATCTCAGCCTTCTACGACGGGAGGCAGGTGAGGCTGCTGTGGTCTGATGCAGCCTCTGTCAAAGAAAACAA TGTGGACTTGAGGCTGACAAAGAACTGCAGCCTAATGGTGACGCTGAGGCACTCCGTCAGATTTATGGTCATCAGACACACAAAGGTGTGGAAGAGACGCCACGACCAACAAGCCTACCTGGGTTTCTACACCCTGGACAGCCACCACTCGTCTGCTTCAGTTCACGGCCTGCTAG GTCAGTTCTACCATGGGGTCGAGTTTGAGGTGGCACACCTGCGTCCAGGTGAGGATCTGGAGAACCTCGAGGCCACCATGCATGTGAAGGGACGCACACTCAACGTGACCAG aCACTGGCAGAAAGACTTCAGCAGGCAGGTGAGGGATGGGGAAAATATTCCCTGCTGGTTTGTCAACAATGATGGAACAGGCCTCATCGATGGAGCAGCCTCAGACTACATTGTGTCGGGGCTTTTTGAGACTGTTTTTTGA